One window of Nicotiana tomentosiformis chromosome 11, ASM39032v3, whole genome shotgun sequence genomic DNA carries:
- the LOC104120075 gene encoding photosystem II 10 kDa polypeptide, chloroplastic isoform X1, with amino-acid sequence MASTVMSLKPAPFSVEKTAVKGLPSLARSSSSFRVQASGVKKLKTDKPYGINGSMSLRDGVDASGRKQKGKGVYQFVDKYGANVDGYSPIYNTDDWSPSGDVYVGGTTGLAIWAVTLVGILAGGALLVFNTSALAQ; translated from the exons ATGGCAAGCACAGTAATGAGCCTCAAACCTGCACCTTTCAGTGTGGAGAAGACAGCAGTGAAAGGACTGCCATCACTTGCTAGGTCTTCTTCTTCCTTCAGAGTTCAAGCCAGTGGTGTCAAGAAGCTTAAGACTGACAAGCCttacg GAATTAATGGAAGCATGAGCTTGAGAGACGGCGTTGATGCCTCAGGCAGGAAGCAAAAG GGAAAGGGTGTTTACCAATTCGTTGACAAATATGGAGCAAATGTTGATGGATACAG CCCCATCTACAACACAGATGACTGGTCTCCAAGTGGTGATGTCTATGTTGGAG GTACCACTGGCTTAGCCATATGGGCAGTCACCTTAGTTGGCATTCTAGCTGGAGGTGCTCTCCTTGTTTTCAACACAAGTGCTTTGGCACAGTAG
- the LOC104120075 gene encoding photosystem II 10 kDa polypeptide, chloroplastic isoform X2, producing the protein MASTVMSLKPAPFSVEKTAVKGLPSLARSSSSFRVQASGVKKLKTDKPYGINGSMSLRDGVDASGRKQKVCFYNFVFKKINVITLCYSPIYNTDDWSPSGDVYVGGTTGLAIWAVTLVGILAGGALLVFNTSALAQ; encoded by the exons ATGGCAAGCACAGTAATGAGCCTCAAACCTGCACCTTTCAGTGTGGAGAAGACAGCAGTGAAAGGACTGCCATCACTTGCTAGGTCTTCTTCTTCCTTCAGAGTTCAAGCCAGTGGTGTCAAGAAGCTTAAGACTGACAAGCCttacg GAATTAATGGAAGCATGAGCTTGAGAGACGGCGTTGATGCCTCAGGCAGGAAGCAAAAGGTTTGTTTCTACAATTTTGTTTTCAA aaaaattaatgtAATTACTTTGTGTTACAGCCCCATCTACAACACAGATGACTGGTCTCCAAGTGGTGATGTCTATGTTGGAG GTACCACTGGCTTAGCCATATGGGCAGTCACCTTAGTTGGCATTCTAGCTGGAGGTGCTCTCCTTGTTTTCAACACAAGTGCTTTGGCACAGTAG